The following proteins are encoded in a genomic region of Vicinamibacterales bacterium:
- a CDS encoding ATP-binding protein, with protein MSATLKPRLSRLVAVRLWAGTLLALFAFALTVVGSGLWPMSRASVALAGLFGVALVDLATLRFADRFAATADAHFALDAALISAYVYATGGVTSVFTPLYALPVVAAAGVQYRRGSLRFALVATLCLLGIVVWQYNGWGGPVDGLPPPDVAMLTVGINVFAFLTVAALAGQLAENLRSADVAVEAASEKIADLEAFNRNVIDHLAAGLTTMDAFGRVMTYNRSAAAITGWSGDVTGRPVTEVLQLPDDFATALASDREPGRARRADFGFRRPDGRTIELGVSAAPLPLGAGQRGFIFTFQDVTDIKGLERTAQLRQRLAAIGEMAAGIAHEIRNPLASMSGAMQVLRGELPLSPDQAKLMDIVLRESDRLNATIQSFLAYARPSRAAVGRIDARRAVQDAAALLKTSPDASINHDIAVTVPPTPVWLDFDEHQLRQIVWNLATNGLKAMPKGGRLSLFVDEDGEGVAIGVRDEGTGIPARDIDQIFHPFRGSFGRGTGLGLAIVHRIVTDYNGHIDVRSDVGSGTTIVARFPSSALAPASA; from the coding sequence ATGTCGGCGACGCTGAAGCCTCGCCTGTCGAGGCTCGTCGCGGTCCGTTTGTGGGCCGGCACGCTGCTGGCCCTCTTTGCCTTCGCCCTGACCGTCGTGGGGTCCGGCCTGTGGCCGATGTCCCGCGCGTCGGTGGCCCTGGCCGGGCTGTTCGGCGTCGCCCTGGTGGACCTGGCGACGCTGCGGTTCGCCGACCGCTTCGCGGCGACCGCGGACGCGCACTTCGCCCTCGACGCGGCGCTCATCAGCGCCTACGTCTACGCCACGGGCGGCGTGACCAGCGTGTTCACGCCGCTCTACGCCCTCCCGGTGGTCGCGGCCGCCGGCGTGCAGTACCGCCGGGGCAGCCTCCGCTTCGCCCTCGTCGCGACGCTGTGCCTGCTGGGCATCGTGGTCTGGCAGTACAACGGCTGGGGCGGCCCGGTCGACGGCCTCCCGCCGCCCGACGTCGCGATGCTGACGGTGGGCATCAACGTCTTTGCGTTCCTGACCGTCGCGGCCCTGGCCGGGCAGCTCGCCGAGAACCTCCGGTCGGCCGACGTCGCCGTCGAGGCCGCCTCGGAGAAGATCGCCGACCTCGAGGCGTTCAACCGGAACGTCATCGACCACCTCGCGGCCGGTCTGACCACGATGGACGCCTTCGGCCGGGTGATGACCTACAACCGGTCCGCCGCCGCCATCACGGGCTGGTCCGGGGACGTCACGGGGCGCCCGGTGACCGAGGTGCTGCAGCTGCCCGACGACTTCGCGACCGCCCTGGCCTCCGACCGGGAGCCCGGCCGCGCCCGCCGCGCGGACTTCGGCTTCCGCCGACCTGACGGCCGGACGATCGAGCTCGGCGTGAGCGCCGCGCCCCTGCCGCTCGGCGCCGGCCAGCGCGGCTTCATCTTCACCTTCCAGGACGTAACCGACATCAAGGGGCTGGAACGCACCGCGCAGCTGCGCCAGCGACTGGCGGCCATCGGCGAGATGGCGGCCGGCATCGCCCACGAGATCCGCAACCCCCTGGCGTCGATGTCGGGTGCGATGCAAGTGCTGCGCGGCGAGCTGCCGCTGTCGCCGGATCAGGCGAAGCTCATGGACATCGTGCTCCGGGAGTCAGACCGCCTGAACGCCACGATCCAGTCATTCCTCGCCTATGCCCGGCCGAGCCGGGCCGCCGTCGGCCGTATCGACGCGCGCCGCGCGGTGCAGGACGCGGCGGCACTCCTCAAGACGAGCCCGGACGCGTCGATCAACCACGACATCGCCGTCACGGTGCCGCCGACGCCGGTGTGGCTCGACTTCGACGAACACCAGCTTCGGCAGATCGTGTGGAACCTCGCGACGAATGGTCTCAAGGCCATGCCCAAGGGTGGCCGGCTGTCGCTGTTCGTCGACGAAGACGGCGAGGGCGTGGCCATCGGGGTCCGGGACGAGGGCACGGGCATCCCGGCCCGGGACATCGACCAGATCTTCCATCCGTTCCGCGGCTCGTTCGGCCGCGGCACGGGCCTGGGCCTGGCCATCGTCCACCGGATCGTCACCGACTACAATGGGCACATCGACGTGCGGTCGGACGTGGGTTCCGGCACGACGATCGTCGCGCGATTCCCCAGCAGCGCGCTGGCCCCCGCATCCGCCTAA
- a CDS encoding type II secretion system F family protein has protein sequence MPTYAFSGRTRAGQTITGERVGDTVESVTAALRREQILVTKIAAVAAKAVAAPKKARAKAVNAKNLAVFTRQFSVMIDAGLPLVQCLDILGNQEEDKNFSAVILATRSDVEAGASLADAMKRHPKTFDPLFTNMIAAGEAGGILDTILKRLATYIEKAVKLKGQVKSAMIYPVAIIVIAALVVTVILWKVIPTFATLFAGLGAELPFLTRMVIAMSNVLVQFMPIFIVVLIGLVFAFRQYYSTEGGRRVVDGIVLKLPVLGPIMRKIAVARFCRTLSTLMTSGVPILDGLEITAKTAGNAIIEDALFETRRSIERGETVAGPLKTTGVFPGMVVQMIGVGEATGALDTMLAKIAEFYEEEVDTAVAGLLTLLEPVMIAFLGIVVGGIVIAMYLPIFGLISKLT, from the coding sequence ATGCCGACATACGCATTCTCAGGGCGCACGCGCGCGGGGCAGACCATCACCGGCGAGCGCGTGGGCGACACCGTCGAATCCGTCACCGCCGCCCTGCGGCGTGAGCAGATTCTCGTGACGAAGATCGCGGCCGTCGCGGCCAAGGCGGTGGCGGCGCCGAAGAAGGCCCGGGCCAAGGCCGTCAACGCCAAGAACCTCGCCGTGTTCACCCGGCAGTTCTCGGTCATGATCGACGCGGGCCTGCCGCTCGTCCAGTGTCTCGACATCCTGGGGAACCAGGAAGAGGACAAGAACTTCTCGGCGGTCATCCTGGCCACCCGCTCGGACGTGGAGGCCGGCGCCTCGCTGGCCGACGCGATGAAGCGCCACCCGAAGACGTTCGACCCGCTCTTCACGAACATGATCGCGGCCGGCGAGGCCGGCGGCATCCTCGACACGATTCTCAAGCGCCTGGCGACCTACATCGAGAAGGCGGTCAAGCTGAAGGGCCAGGTGAAGTCCGCCATGATCTACCCGGTCGCGATCATCGTCATCGCGGCGCTGGTGGTGACGGTCATCCTCTGGAAGGTCATCCCGACCTTCGCGACCCTGTTCGCGGGCCTCGGCGCCGAGCTGCCGTTCCTCACGCGCATGGTCATCGCGATGAGCAACGTGCTCGTCCAGTTCATGCCGATCTTCATCGTCGTGCTGATCGGGCTGGTCTTCGCGTTCCGGCAGTACTACTCCACGGAAGGCGGCCGCCGCGTCGTCGACGGCATCGTGCTGAAGCTGCCGGTGCTGGGTCCCATCATGCGGAAGATCGCCGTGGCGCGGTTCTGCCGCACCCTCTCCACGCTCATGACGTCGGGCGTCCCGATTCTGGACGGCCTCGAGATCACGGCGAAGACGGCCGGCAACGCCATCATCGAGGATGCCCTGTTCGAGACCCGGCGCAGCATCGAGCGCGGCGAGACGGTGGCCGGGCCGCTCAAGACCACCGGGGTGTTCCCGGGCATGGTCGTCCAGATGATCGGCGTCGGCGAGGCCACGGGCGCCCTGGACACGATGCTGGCGAAGATCGCCGAATTCTACGAGGAGGAAGTGGACACGGCCGTGGCCGGCCTGCTGACCCTGCTCGAGCCGGTCATGATCGCGTTCCTCGGCATCGTGGTGGGCGGCATCGTCATCGCGATGTACCTGCCGATCTTCGGCCTCATCAGCAAACTGACGTAG